A stretch of the Sinorhizobium alkalisoli genome encodes the following:
- a CDS encoding PilZ domain-containing protein, whose protein sequence is MAHAEDRQVARRKSLKRARLIREGSGGIGIECLVVDINSRGARLRFGAPVAAGPEVQLLFIPEHVTASAWVVWQNGSEIGVEFTRPLPWLRNLDMSNPVSRHPREKPAGR, encoded by the coding sequence ATGGCTCACGCCGAAGATCGCCAAGTGGCGAGAAGGAAATCTCTCAAACGCGCCCGTCTGATACGTGAAGGCAGCGGAGGCATAGGCATCGAGTGCCTAGTCGTGGACATCAATTCACGGGGAGCACGCCTGCGATTCGGTGCTCCGGTTGCTGCCGGGCCAGAGGTCCAACTGCTCTTCATTCCGGAACATGTAACTGCTTCCGCATGGGTTGTCTGGCAAAACGGCTCGGAGATCGGCGTGGAATTCACGCGGCCGCTGCCATGGCTCCGCAATCTCGACATGAGCAATCCCGTGAGCAGGCATCCGCGCGAGAAACCTGCCGGTCGATGA